The DNA segment GTCAGGCGGGTCACCCGGGTGCGGTCGCTGTCGTACAGGAGCTCTTCCGGCCTCACGTCCTGCCGATCGGCCGGTCGGGGGCGACGCTGAGCGCCCGGCCCCTCTCATCTTCCCGGGGTGAGGTGCCCGCGCCCGGCGGCCGGAACCATCGGACCATGGCTATCGATACTTTCCTGGTTTATGTCGGTGTCTATCCGACGGTGGCCTCCGCGAAGGCCGACTACGACGTGGTCAAGGAGCTCTACCGCAAGGCGGACCTGATCGACGCCTACGACGCGGCCGTCCTCGAGCGCCGTCCCAACGGCAAGACCGAGATCGTCAAGCAGCACGAGACCCCGACCCGGGCCGGCGCGCTGGCCGGTGGCGGGCTCGGCCTCGCGGTCGGCGTCGTCGTCGCGCTGTTCCCGTTCGCCGCGATCGGCGGCGGGCTGCTCGCCGCGGCCACCGGCGGGGGAGCGGCCCTCGGCGCGCTCGCCGGGCACGCCGCTGCCGGACTCAGCCGGCACGACCTCAAGGAACTCGGCGAATACCTGGACGAGGGCCAGGCCGGCCTGGTCGTCGTCGCGGTCGCCGACATCGGCTCCAAGGTGGAGAAGGCGATGGCGAACGCGGAGAAGACCGCCGTCCGTGAGCTGTCCGCCGATCCGGACGAGGTCGGGAAGGACGTCGCCGCGGTGGCGATCGCCTGATGGGCAGGCCGGGCTGGCGTGAATCACGCGTCACGGTTCAAGGACGCCCGGTCTTCGTACGCCGTGGCCCCGAGGTCGCCGGCTCCACGCCGATCGTGCACGTCCACGGTTTCGCGGTCTCCGGCACCTACCTGCTGCCGACCGCCCGGGCCCTGGCGCACCGGGCCACGACGTACGTCCCCGACCTGCCCGGATACGGCCGCAGCCCGGACTGGGGGCACGCGCTCGGCATCTCCTCGCTGTCCTTCGCGCTCCTCGGCATCCTGGACGCCCTGGAGATCGACCGGGCCGTGCTGGTCGGCAACTCGATGGGCGCCCCGATCTGCCTCGAAGTGGCGCACAGCGCGCCGGAACGGGTGACCGGCATCGTGCTCGCCTCCCCGGCCGGCGGCGCGCACAACCAGCCGTTCCTGCGGGCGGTGGCGCAGCTCTTCCGTGACGTGCCACGGGAGAGCCCGCGGCTGGCCCGGACCGTGCTGCCGGACTATCTGCGCTTCGGCCCGCTGAACGCGACGCAGCTGTTCAGCGAGCTGACCCGGTTCCCCTCGCTGGAACGCATCCTGCGGACCCCGGTGCCCACCCTCGCCGTCCTGGGCACCCGCGATCCGCTCATGCCACCGTTGCGCCGCGTCGAGGAGGTCGGCCGGCTCGCCCCGCCGCATCTGACCGTCGCGGTGATCGAGGGGGCGGCGCACGCCATGAACTTCAGCCATCCCGGCGAGCTGTCCCACCTGATCAGCGCCTGGCTGGACGGCGGCGAGCTGACCGACGACCCGGAGTCACCGGGCACCGCCCGGATCCTCCGCCTCGGAGCGCGAGACCTTCCCTGATCTGGCCCTTCCCTGCTCTGGCCCTTCCTTGAGCTGACCCTTCCTTGATCTGGCCCTTCGCGAGCGAAGCCTTGGGCCCGGCGGTTGCCGCCACCGAGCCCTCGGCCTCGCGCCCCTACCCCGGCCGGTGCCGCCACCGCTCGGCCGGCGCCCCCTCAACGGCCGGCCGGGGCAGGGTGTCAGGGGACGACGCGCCCGGCGCCGTCGCGGATCGGCTCATCGCGCCGCCCGGCCACGCTCGCCTGCCGCGAGCCGTCCTGCCAGGCGGGGACCGCCTCGTGACGCGGTTCGGAGTCCCAGGCGCGGACGGCCTCGTGATAGGAGGCGTTCTGCCAGCCGGGGACGGCCGCCTGGTGCGGGGCGTGATGCCAGGTAGCGGCGGTCCCCGGGCGCGGGTCGTGCTGCCGGGCCGGTGTCGGGCCCGCGCGAAGCTCCTCGCGCCGGGCCTGGACCGCCAGTCGCAGAGCGGGCCACAAGCGCAGCCGGCGGGAGCTGTCGCAGACGGCGAGCAGGCGGGCCAGGCCGTCCCTTTCGTGCGGCGGAACCATGATGATCACCAGGACCACGGGCAGGA comes from the Actinoplanes sp. OR16 genome and includes:
- a CDS encoding DUF1269 domain-containing protein, whose amino-acid sequence is MAIDTFLVYVGVYPTVASAKADYDVVKELYRKADLIDAYDAAVLERRPNGKTEIVKQHETPTRAGALAGGGLGLAVGVVVALFPFAAIGGGLLAAATGGGAALGALAGHAAAGLSRHDLKELGEYLDEGQAGLVVVAVADIGSKVEKAMANAEKTAVRELSADPDEVGKDVAAVAIA
- a CDS encoding alpha/beta fold hydrolase, which translates into the protein MGRPGWRESRVTVQGRPVFVRRGPEVAGSTPIVHVHGFAVSGTYLLPTARALAHRATTYVPDLPGYGRSPDWGHALGISSLSFALLGILDALEIDRAVLVGNSMGAPICLEVAHSAPERVTGIVLASPAGGAHNQPFLRAVAQLFRDVPRESPRLARTVLPDYLRFGPLNATQLFSELTRFPSLERILRTPVPTLAVLGTRDPLMPPLRRVEEVGRLAPPHLTVAVIEGAAHAMNFSHPGELSHLISAWLDGGELTDDPESPGTARILRLGARDLP